From Anopheles arabiensis isolate DONGOLA chromosome 3, AaraD3, whole genome shotgun sequence, a single genomic window includes:
- the LOC120905208 gene encoding annulin isoform X2, producing the protein MSYLYDYVEKYLPTSWRRKRIRRPIIWSSPEYSPSADVLTVKSVDLCTEENGKDHHTKRYELMSRDEYSGKIPKLVVRRGQPFRLRLVCDRPYDRARDALSLIFTVADEDQPTHGHGTLVGIPVNQFPEQLGEPEEWGAAIEAINGDLLQVLVKPAATAPVGQWKLDIDTKLLSEAFGKSYSLPQAFYVLFNPWCPDDLVYMEEKAHRHEYVMSDTTLIYRGSYNRLRPSVWKFGQFEKHVLDCSLLLIAKIGKVSATHRGDPVRVCRAISAAVNSPDDDGALMGNWSGDFSGGTPPTKWVGSVEILQQFYKRQKPVKFAQCWVFAGVVSTICRAIGIPSRVVTNYSSAHDTQASLTVDYFVDKSGKIMEEMNADSIWNYHVWNEVWMQRPDLGISSDGDYGGWQAIDATPQESSDGMFRCGPASVLAVKLGEVLKPYDNNFLFAEVNADKVFWRYTGPHHPLKLLRKDVLGIGLFISTKAVGRWEREDITSSYKFAEKSEEERATMLKALKQANSYFSRYYLNEEFNEVYFNFELRDDIKIGEPFSVILTVKNRSSENRHVVEGSLHVDTVLYTGKDRESVKVDKFSVTLEPGTEESIRMIVEFHEYYRKLRDQAAFNISCMATVLDTEFEFYAQDDFRVRKPDIKISLLGKPVSQAPVDVQFTLENPLPIPLHKGLFHLEGSGIGKPLLFKHAEIAPGEKVSNTFTMTPPYSGRLTLAAKFTSKELDDVDGFLAFLAHPRPEDIITEVEDNVIVARTDVID; encoded by the exons ATGAGCTATTTATACGATTATGTGGAAAAGTACTTGCCAACGTCGTGGCGAAGAAAACGCATCCGTCGTCCTATTATATGGTCCTCTCCAGAGT ATTCACCCTCCGCTGATGTGCTGACGGTAAAGTCGGTCGATCTTTGCACGGAGGAAAACGGTAAAGATCATCACACCAAGCGATATGAGCTGATGAGCCGGGATGAGTATAGTGGGAAGATACCGAAGCTGGTCGTACGTCGAGGACAACCGTTCCGTTTGCGGCTGGTATGCGATCGTCCGTACGATCGGGCTCGCGATGCGTTGAGCCTTATATTCACCGTAGCTGATGAGGATCAGCCAACGCACGGTCACGGGACGTTGGTGGGCATTCCGGTTAATCAGTTCCCGGAGCAGCTTGGCGAACCGGAGGAGTGGGGTGCCGCGATCGAAGCGATCAATGGTGATCTGCTCCAGGTGTTGGTGAAGCCGGCAGCGACGGCTCCGGTCGGTCAGTGGAAGCTGGACATTGATACGAAGCTGCTGAGTGAAGCGTTCGGTAAGAGTTATTCGCTTCCGCAGGCGTTCTACGTCCTATTCAATCCATGGTGTCCGGATGATCTCGTGTACATGGAAG AGAAAGCACACCGTCACGAGTATGTGATGAGTGACACGACACTCATCTACCGTGGATCTTACAATCGACTACGACCCTCGGTGTGGAAGTTCGGACAGTTTGAAAAGCACGTCCTGGATTGTTCTCTACTGCTGATTGCAAAGATCGGCAAGGTTAGTGCAACGCACCGGGGCGATCCGGTCAGGGTGTGTCGTGCCATCTCGGCCGCAGTCAACTCACCGGACGACGATGGTGCACTGATGGGCAACTGGAGTGGAGACTTCTCGGGTGGAACTCCACCGACCAAGTGGGTTGGATCGGTGGAGATACTGCAGCAGTTCTACAAGCGACAGAAGCCGGTCAAGTTTGCCCAGTGCTGGGTGTTTGCGGGTGTTGTGTCTACAA tttGTCGTGCCATCGGTATACCGTCCCGTGTCGTAACGAACTACTCCTCAGCGCACGACACGCAAGCCTCCCTCACGGTGGACTACTTCGTGGACAAGAGTGGCAAAATTATGGAGGAGATGAACGCCGACTCCATCTGGAACTATCACGTGTGGAATGAGGTGTGGATGCAGCGGCCCGATCTGGGCATCAGCTCGGACGGTGACTATGGTGGTTGGCAAGCGATCGATGCAACGCCCCAAGAAAGCTCGGACGGAATGTTCCGCTGTGGACCGGCGTCCGTGCTGGCTGTAAAACTGGGCGAAGTGCTCAAACCGTACGATAATAACTTCCTCTTTGCGGAGGTTAATGCGGACAAGGTGTTTTGGCGCTACACCGGGCCACACCATCCGCTGAAGTTGCTGCGCAAGGATGTGCTTGGAATTGGGCTGTTTATCAGCACGAAGGCAGTCGGACGGTGGGAGCGGGAGGACATTACGTCAAGCTACAAGTTTGCGGAAAAGTCGGAAGAAGAACGGGCCACGATGCTGAAGGCGCTGAAGCAAGCTAACAGCTACTTTAGCCGCTACTATCTGAACGAGGAGTTCAATGAGGTTTACTTTAACTTTGAGCTGCGGGATGATATTAAGATCGGTGAACCGTTCAGTGTG ATATTGACGGTCAAAAATCGATCATCGGAAAACCGGCACGTGGTAGAGGGATCGCTTCACGTCGATACCGTACTGTACACGGGCAAAGATCGGGAAAGCGTAAAGGTAGACAAATTCTCCGTCACACTTGAACCTGGCACAGAAGAGTCCATCCGTATGATCGTTGAGTTCCACGAGTACTATCGCAAGCTGCGCGATCAGGCAGCATTCAACATCTCCTGTATGGCGACCGTACTCGATACGGAGTTTGAGTTCTACGCGCAGGATGATTTCCGTGTGCGCAAGCCGGATATAAAGATATCGCTGCTTGGTAAGCCAGTATCGCAAGCACCCGTTGATGTGCAGTTTACGCTTGAAAATCCGCTCCCCATACCGCTGCACAAGGGACTGTTCCATCTGGAAGGTTCGGGTATTGGCAAGCCGCTTCTTTTTAAG CACGCTGAAATTGCACCCGGAGAGAAGGTCTCCAACACGTTCACTATGACACCACCGTACTCGGGACGGTTGACGCTCGCTGCCAAGTTTACCTCGAAAGAGCTGGACGATGTGGACGGCTTCTTGGCGTTCCTCGCCCATCCACGACCGGAGGATATCATCACGGAGGTGGAAGATAACGTAATCGTTGCCCGGACGGACGTGATCGATTAG
- the LOC120905208 gene encoding annulin isoform X1: MGSKVSTFWRRANCCQCSSCMDRGVSEDRGSSRYNPLAKHPLVSWGMADKTDSPSADVLTVKSVDLCTEENGKDHHTKRYELMSRDEYSGKIPKLVVRRGQPFRLRLVCDRPYDRARDALSLIFTVADEDQPTHGHGTLVGIPVNQFPEQLGEPEEWGAAIEAINGDLLQVLVKPAATAPVGQWKLDIDTKLLSEAFGKSYSLPQAFYVLFNPWCPDDLVYMEEKAHRHEYVMSDTTLIYRGSYNRLRPSVWKFGQFEKHVLDCSLLLIAKIGKVSATHRGDPVRVCRAISAAVNSPDDDGALMGNWSGDFSGGTPPTKWVGSVEILQQFYKRQKPVKFAQCWVFAGVVSTICRAIGIPSRVVTNYSSAHDTQASLTVDYFVDKSGKIMEEMNADSIWNYHVWNEVWMQRPDLGISSDGDYGGWQAIDATPQESSDGMFRCGPASVLAVKLGEVLKPYDNNFLFAEVNADKVFWRYTGPHHPLKLLRKDVLGIGLFISTKAVGRWEREDITSSYKFAEKSEEERATMLKALKQANSYFSRYYLNEEFNEVYFNFELRDDIKIGEPFSVILTVKNRSSENRHVVEGSLHVDTVLYTGKDRESVKVDKFSVTLEPGTEESIRMIVEFHEYYRKLRDQAAFNISCMATVLDTEFEFYAQDDFRVRKPDIKISLLGKPVSQAPVDVQFTLENPLPIPLHKGLFHLEGSGIGKPLLFKHAEIAPGEKVSNTFTMTPPYSGRLTLAAKFTSKELDDVDGFLAFLAHPRPEDIITEVEDNVIVARTDVID; this comes from the exons ATTCACCCTCCGCTGATGTGCTGACGGTAAAGTCGGTCGATCTTTGCACGGAGGAAAACGGTAAAGATCATCACACCAAGCGATATGAGCTGATGAGCCGGGATGAGTATAGTGGGAAGATACCGAAGCTGGTCGTACGTCGAGGACAACCGTTCCGTTTGCGGCTGGTATGCGATCGTCCGTACGATCGGGCTCGCGATGCGTTGAGCCTTATATTCACCGTAGCTGATGAGGATCAGCCAACGCACGGTCACGGGACGTTGGTGGGCATTCCGGTTAATCAGTTCCCGGAGCAGCTTGGCGAACCGGAGGAGTGGGGTGCCGCGATCGAAGCGATCAATGGTGATCTGCTCCAGGTGTTGGTGAAGCCGGCAGCGACGGCTCCGGTCGGTCAGTGGAAGCTGGACATTGATACGAAGCTGCTGAGTGAAGCGTTCGGTAAGAGTTATTCGCTTCCGCAGGCGTTCTACGTCCTATTCAATCCATGGTGTCCGGATGATCTCGTGTACATGGAAG AGAAAGCACACCGTCACGAGTATGTGATGAGTGACACGACACTCATCTACCGTGGATCTTACAATCGACTACGACCCTCGGTGTGGAAGTTCGGACAGTTTGAAAAGCACGTCCTGGATTGTTCTCTACTGCTGATTGCAAAGATCGGCAAGGTTAGTGCAACGCACCGGGGCGATCCGGTCAGGGTGTGTCGTGCCATCTCGGCCGCAGTCAACTCACCGGACGACGATGGTGCACTGATGGGCAACTGGAGTGGAGACTTCTCGGGTGGAACTCCACCGACCAAGTGGGTTGGATCGGTGGAGATACTGCAGCAGTTCTACAAGCGACAGAAGCCGGTCAAGTTTGCCCAGTGCTGGGTGTTTGCGGGTGTTGTGTCTACAA tttGTCGTGCCATCGGTATACCGTCCCGTGTCGTAACGAACTACTCCTCAGCGCACGACACGCAAGCCTCCCTCACGGTGGACTACTTCGTGGACAAGAGTGGCAAAATTATGGAGGAGATGAACGCCGACTCCATCTGGAACTATCACGTGTGGAATGAGGTGTGGATGCAGCGGCCCGATCTGGGCATCAGCTCGGACGGTGACTATGGTGGTTGGCAAGCGATCGATGCAACGCCCCAAGAAAGCTCGGACGGAATGTTCCGCTGTGGACCGGCGTCCGTGCTGGCTGTAAAACTGGGCGAAGTGCTCAAACCGTACGATAATAACTTCCTCTTTGCGGAGGTTAATGCGGACAAGGTGTTTTGGCGCTACACCGGGCCACACCATCCGCTGAAGTTGCTGCGCAAGGATGTGCTTGGAATTGGGCTGTTTATCAGCACGAAGGCAGTCGGACGGTGGGAGCGGGAGGACATTACGTCAAGCTACAAGTTTGCGGAAAAGTCGGAAGAAGAACGGGCCACGATGCTGAAGGCGCTGAAGCAAGCTAACAGCTACTTTAGCCGCTACTATCTGAACGAGGAGTTCAATGAGGTTTACTTTAACTTTGAGCTGCGGGATGATATTAAGATCGGTGAACCGTTCAGTGTG ATATTGACGGTCAAAAATCGATCATCGGAAAACCGGCACGTGGTAGAGGGATCGCTTCACGTCGATACCGTACTGTACACGGGCAAAGATCGGGAAAGCGTAAAGGTAGACAAATTCTCCGTCACACTTGAACCTGGCACAGAAGAGTCCATCCGTATGATCGTTGAGTTCCACGAGTACTATCGCAAGCTGCGCGATCAGGCAGCATTCAACATCTCCTGTATGGCGACCGTACTCGATACGGAGTTTGAGTTCTACGCGCAGGATGATTTCCGTGTGCGCAAGCCGGATATAAAGATATCGCTGCTTGGTAAGCCAGTATCGCAAGCACCCGTTGATGTGCAGTTTACGCTTGAAAATCCGCTCCCCATACCGCTGCACAAGGGACTGTTCCATCTGGAAGGTTCGGGTATTGGCAAGCCGCTTCTTTTTAAG CACGCTGAAATTGCACCCGGAGAGAAGGTCTCCAACACGTTCACTATGACACCACCGTACTCGGGACGGTTGACGCTCGCTGCCAAGTTTACCTCGAAAGAGCTGGACGATGTGGACGGCTTCTTGGCGTTCCTCGCCCATCCACGACCGGAGGATATCATCACGGAGGTGGAAGATAACGTAATCGTTGCCCGGACGGACGTGATCGATTAG
- the LOC120905217 gene encoding lipase member H-like isoform X2, giving the protein MVIWSSVTIVAVLLLAGVNCDIQQLKAVDPNYGVTWMFMPDDQGTPIIVDLTEPNDTSTDQRRNSRIHEDVTFYYYRQSTINSPSSFRFINDPAAPLALNKSYDPTLPTKFVIHGWKNSIVSPVSQNIKNSYLRREDMNVIVVDWGPLASDTLYFRAASSTRDVGRHVGGLIDRMVVERGTNLNDLHIIGHSLGAHTSGFAGQSIRSGKAARVTGLDPALPGFTDQQPDKLLDPSDAQFVDVMHTCAGMLGHDRNLGHVDFWPNGGRVNQPGCGGIDDFVGACSHGRSYEFYAESVTRPAAFKAYPCRNAEEYREAKCRSNSIPMGDATPNTARGNHFLETNAKPEYGKGF; this is encoded by the exons ATGGTGATCTGGAGCAGCGTGACGATCGTTGCAGTACTTCTACTCGCAGGAG TGAACTGTGACATACAGCAGCTGAAAGCGGTCGATCCGAACTATGGCGTGACGTGGATGTTTATGCCGGACGATCAAGGCACGCCGATCATTGTCGATCTGACGGAACCGAACGATACCAGCACGGACCAGCGAAGAAACAGTAGGATTCATGAGGATGTTACCTTTTACTACTATCGACA ATCCACAATCAACTCCCCGAGCTCGTTTCGCTTCATTAATGATCCAGCGGCACCGTTGGCCCTGAACAAATCCTACGATCCAACGCTGCCCACAAAGTTTGTCATCCACGGTTGGAAGAACTCGATCGTTAGCCCCGTGTCGCAGAACATCAAAAACAGCTATCTTCGGCGAGAGGATATGAATGTGATCG TGGTCGACTGGGGACCGCTAGCATCGGACACCCTGTACTTCCGGGCGGCATCATCAACGCGGGACGTCGGACGACACGTCGGTGGACTGATCGATCGCATGGTGGTGGAACGAGGCACAAACCTGAACGATCTACACATCATCGGCCACAGTCTCGGTGCTCACACGTCCGGGTTTGCGGGTCAATCGATCCGTAGCGGCAAGGCGGCACGTGTTACCGGGCTAGATCCGGCACTGCCTGGCTTCACCGATCAACAGCCCGACAAGCTGCTCGACCCGAGCGACGCTCAGTTTGTGGACGTGATGCACACGTGTGCGGGCATGCTTGGGCACGATCGAAACCTGGGCCATGTGGACTTTTGGCCCAATGGTGGCCGTGTCAATCAGCCCGGTTGCGGTGGGATCGACGATTTTGTGGGAGCCTGCAGTCACGGACGTTCGTACGAGTTCTATGCCGAGTCGGTTACCCGTCCAGCCGCCTTCAAAGCCTATCCCTGTCGCAATGCGGAGGAGTACCGTGAGGCAAAGTGCCGGTCCAATTCGATTCCGATGGGTGATGCTACGCCCAACACAGCCCGGGGCAATCATTTCCTGGAAACGAACGCGAAACCAGAGTACGGCAAAGGGTTCTAG
- the LOC120905217 gene encoding lipase member H-like isoform X1 — translation MFDYLIQLMCQYVFLRELFELNCDIQQLKAVDPNYGVTWMFMPDDQGTPIIVDLTEPNDTSTDQRRNSRIHEDVTFYYYRQSTINSPSSFRFINDPAAPLALNKSYDPTLPTKFVIHGWKNSIVSPVSQNIKNSYLRREDMNVIVVDWGPLASDTLYFRAASSTRDVGRHVGGLIDRMVVERGTNLNDLHIIGHSLGAHTSGFAGQSIRSGKAARVTGLDPALPGFTDQQPDKLLDPSDAQFVDVMHTCAGMLGHDRNLGHVDFWPNGGRVNQPGCGGIDDFVGACSHGRSYEFYAESVTRPAAFKAYPCRNAEEYREAKCRSNSIPMGDATPNTARGNHFLETNAKPEYGKGF, via the exons ATGTTCGACTACCTTATCCAGCTAATGTGCCAATATGTATTCCTTCGGGAACTGTTTGAAT TGAACTGTGACATACAGCAGCTGAAAGCGGTCGATCCGAACTATGGCGTGACGTGGATGTTTATGCCGGACGATCAAGGCACGCCGATCATTGTCGATCTGACGGAACCGAACGATACCAGCACGGACCAGCGAAGAAACAGTAGGATTCATGAGGATGTTACCTTTTACTACTATCGACA ATCCACAATCAACTCCCCGAGCTCGTTTCGCTTCATTAATGATCCAGCGGCACCGTTGGCCCTGAACAAATCCTACGATCCAACGCTGCCCACAAAGTTTGTCATCCACGGTTGGAAGAACTCGATCGTTAGCCCCGTGTCGCAGAACATCAAAAACAGCTATCTTCGGCGAGAGGATATGAATGTGATCG TGGTCGACTGGGGACCGCTAGCATCGGACACCCTGTACTTCCGGGCGGCATCATCAACGCGGGACGTCGGACGACACGTCGGTGGACTGATCGATCGCATGGTGGTGGAACGAGGCACAAACCTGAACGATCTACACATCATCGGCCACAGTCTCGGTGCTCACACGTCCGGGTTTGCGGGTCAATCGATCCGTAGCGGCAAGGCGGCACGTGTTACCGGGCTAGATCCGGCACTGCCTGGCTTCACCGATCAACAGCCCGACAAGCTGCTCGACCCGAGCGACGCTCAGTTTGTGGACGTGATGCACACGTGTGCGGGCATGCTTGGGCACGATCGAAACCTGGGCCATGTGGACTTTTGGCCCAATGGTGGCCGTGTCAATCAGCCCGGTTGCGGTGGGATCGACGATTTTGTGGGAGCCTGCAGTCACGGACGTTCGTACGAGTTCTATGCCGAGTCGGTTACCCGTCCAGCCGCCTTCAAAGCCTATCCCTGTCGCAATGCGGAGGAGTACCGTGAGGCAAAGTGCCGGTCCAATTCGATTCCGATGGGTGATGCTACGCCCAACACAGCCCGGGGCAATCATTTCCTGGAAACGAACGCGAAACCAGAGTACGGCAAAGGGTTCTAG